In Mercurialis annua linkage group LG6, ddMerAnnu1.2, whole genome shotgun sequence, the following are encoded in one genomic region:
- the LOC126686270 gene encoding non-specific lipid-transfer protein A-like produces MSHTGAVSRLLALLSLCLLLSKPALTDTVTGVPCSEIVKAVAPCLNYVLGKSNEPSANCCAGVKKAYEGIKSKADKQAACNCLKASLSKLTYDPNRISALPKKCHYSFTIPPVSSKFNCANV; encoded by the exons ATGTCGCATACCGGAGCAGTGAGTCGCCTACTTGCATTGCTAAGCCTATGCTTACTACTTTCGAAACCCGCACTAACCGATACAGTTACCGGCGTGCCGTGCTCTGAAATTGTCAAGGCAGTAGCTCCATGCCTGAATTACGTGCTCGGCAAGTCAAACGAACCGTCGGCGAATTGTTGTGCTGGAGTAAAGAAAGCGTACGAAGGTATCAAAAGCAAGGCCGACAAGCAAGCAGCTTGCAATTGCCTTAAGGCTTCTTTATCAAAGCTCACATACGATCCCAATCGCATCTCTGCACTTCCCAAGAAGTGTCACTACAGCTTTACTATTCCTCCTGTTTCTTCTAAATTTAATTGCGCcaa TGTCTAA
- the LOC126653459 gene encoding beclin-1-like protein isoform X2, translating into MRMDNSFVVLPKQRPPQAQGVAAHPHGAPVQSESGQSGGKAMEESFVVVYNSESASDGGVTHLPSLDGGHNGHLQSNNTGFHSTVTVLKRVFEIATTQTQVEQPLCLECMRVLSDKLEKEVEDVNRDIEAYEGCLQRLEGEVRDVLSEADFLKEKLKIEEEERKLGAAIEEIEKENAEVNSELKELELKSIRFEELEERYWQEFNNFQFQMTSHQEERDAILAKIEVSQAHLELLKQTNVLNDAFPIHHDGEFGTINTFRLGRLPKIPVEWDEINAAWGQACLLLHTMCQYFNQFPYRIKMVPMGSYPRIKDANNVLYQLYGPVNLFWSTRYDKAMTLFLTCLKDFAEFAYLKDQENNIPPEKRFKLPYKIENDKVENHTITQSFNKPENWTKALKYTLCNLKWALYWFVGNTNFQPLNAVAASRVEVPAASSLYIKRAADSKSETRHLSRPSNRA; encoded by the exons ATGCGGATGGACAATTCTTTCGTTGTATTGCCCAAACAAAGACCGCCCCAGGCACAAGGAGTTGCTGCGCACCCTCATGGTGCTCCTGTTCAATCTGAATCAGGACAATCTGGTGGAAAGGCCATGGAAGAATCTTTTGTGGTTGTGTATAATTCTGAGTCTGCTTCTGATGGAGGTGTGACACACTTACCATCATTAGACGGAGGACATAATGGCCATTTGCAATCCAATAATACTGGGTTTCACTCTACTGTAACTGTTCTCAAACGTGTATTTGAGATTGCTACAACCCAGACACAG GTTGAGCAGCCTTTATGCCTTGAGTGCATGAGGGTGTTGTCTGATAAACTTGAGAAGGAGGTTGAAGATGTAAACAGAGATATTGAAGCATATGAAGGTTGCCTTCAGCGGTTAGAGGGGGAGGTCCGAGATGTTCTTAGCGAGGCTGATTTTCTTAAGGAGAAGCTAAAG ATCgaggaagaagaaagaaaactAGGAGCAGCAATTGAagaaatagagaaagaaaatgcAGAAGTAAACTCTGAACTGAAAGAACTGGAGCTGAAATCTATCCGCTTTGAGGAATTGGAGGAGCG GTATTGGCAGGAGTTCAATAACTTTCAGTTTCAGATGACATCACATCAG GAAGAGAGAGATGCAATTCTCGCAAAGATTGAAGTTTCACAAGCACATTTGGAGCTGTTAAAGCAAACTAATGTACTGAATGATGCCTTCCCCATTCATCATGATGGAGAATTCGGAACAATAAATACTTTCCGTCTTGGAAGACTCCCTAAAATTCCG GTTGAATGGGATGAGATAAATGCTGCCTGGGGCCAAGCTTGTCTTCTCCTTCACACAATGTGTCAATATTTCAACCAATTTCC ATACCGAATAAAAATGGTTCCTATGGGGAGCTATCCACGAATAAAGGATGCAAACAATGTTCTTTATCAACT ataTGGTCCAGTGAACTTGTTCTGGAGCACTCGCTACGATAAGGCAATGACATTGTTCTTAACATGCCTCAAGGACTTTGCTGAGTTTGCATATTTGAAGgatcaagaaaataatattCCACCTGAGAAGCGATTCAAACTTCCATATAA GATTGAGAATGACAAAGTAGAAAACCACACAATCACCCAGAGTTTCAATAAGCCGGAGAATTGGACTAAAGCTCTAAAGTATACTCTCTGCAATTTGAAATGGGCTCTCTATTGGTTTGTTGGAAATACAAACTTTCAGCCTCTCAATGCTGTCGCGGCTTCACGGGTTGAAGTTCCAGCTGCAAGTTCATTGTATATAAAGCGTGCTGCTGATTCCAAATCTGAAACTCGACACCTATCCAGACCTTCAAACCGTGCTTAA
- the LOC126653459 gene encoding beclin-1-like protein isoform X1 — protein sequence MNKEDMIADRSRTFPVVPNLPRWFCQNCRHTLCIVGVDSYADKFLNDSSSRSAMQGFSVHGANSVVGSMRMDNSFVVLPKQRPPQAQGVAAHPHGAPVQSESGQSGGKAMEESFVVVYNSESASDGGVTHLPSLDGGHNGHLQSNNTGFHSTVTVLKRVFEIATTQTQVEQPLCLECMRVLSDKLEKEVEDVNRDIEAYEGCLQRLEGEVRDVLSEADFLKEKLKIEEEERKLGAAIEEIEKENAEVNSELKELELKSIRFEELEERYWQEFNNFQFQMTSHQEERDAILAKIEVSQAHLELLKQTNVLNDAFPIHHDGEFGTINTFRLGRLPKIPVEWDEINAAWGQACLLLHTMCQYFNQFPYRIKMVPMGSYPRIKDANNVLYQLYGPVNLFWSTRYDKAMTLFLTCLKDFAEFAYLKDQENNIPPEKRFKLPYKIENDKVENHTITQSFNKPENWTKALKYTLCNLKWALYWFVGNTNFQPLNAVAASRVEVPAASSLYIKRAADSKSETRHLSRPSNRA from the exons ATGAACAAGGAGGACATGATCGCCGATAGGTCTCGGACCTTTCCGGTGGTCCCGAATCTTCCCCGATGGTTCTGCCAAAACTGCCGACATACTCTTTGTATCGTCGGCGTCGATTCCTACGCCGACAAGTTCTTGAACGATTCCTCTTCTCGCTCCG CTATGCAGGGGTTTTCAGTGCATGGTGCTAATAGTGTTGTAGGATCAATGCGGATGGACAATTCTTTCGTTGTATTGCCCAAACAAAGACCGCCCCAGGCACAAGGAGTTGCTGCGCACCCTCATGGTGCTCCTGTTCAATCTGAATCAGGACAATCTGGTGGAAAGGCCATGGAAGAATCTTTTGTGGTTGTGTATAATTCTGAGTCTGCTTCTGATGGAGGTGTGACACACTTACCATCATTAGACGGAGGACATAATGGCCATTTGCAATCCAATAATACTGGGTTTCACTCTACTGTAACTGTTCTCAAACGTGTATTTGAGATTGCTACAACCCAGACACAG GTTGAGCAGCCTTTATGCCTTGAGTGCATGAGGGTGTTGTCTGATAAACTTGAGAAGGAGGTTGAAGATGTAAACAGAGATATTGAAGCATATGAAGGTTGCCTTCAGCGGTTAGAGGGGGAGGTCCGAGATGTTCTTAGCGAGGCTGATTTTCTTAAGGAGAAGCTAAAG ATCgaggaagaagaaagaaaactAGGAGCAGCAATTGAagaaatagagaaagaaaatgcAGAAGTAAACTCTGAACTGAAAGAACTGGAGCTGAAATCTATCCGCTTTGAGGAATTGGAGGAGCG GTATTGGCAGGAGTTCAATAACTTTCAGTTTCAGATGACATCACATCAG GAAGAGAGAGATGCAATTCTCGCAAAGATTGAAGTTTCACAAGCACATTTGGAGCTGTTAAAGCAAACTAATGTACTGAATGATGCCTTCCCCATTCATCATGATGGAGAATTCGGAACAATAAATACTTTCCGTCTTGGAAGACTCCCTAAAATTCCG GTTGAATGGGATGAGATAAATGCTGCCTGGGGCCAAGCTTGTCTTCTCCTTCACACAATGTGTCAATATTTCAACCAATTTCC ATACCGAATAAAAATGGTTCCTATGGGGAGCTATCCACGAATAAAGGATGCAAACAATGTTCTTTATCAACT ataTGGTCCAGTGAACTTGTTCTGGAGCACTCGCTACGATAAGGCAATGACATTGTTCTTAACATGCCTCAAGGACTTTGCTGAGTTTGCATATTTGAAGgatcaagaaaataatattCCACCTGAGAAGCGATTCAAACTTCCATATAA GATTGAGAATGACAAAGTAGAAAACCACACAATCACCCAGAGTTTCAATAAGCCGGAGAATTGGACTAAAGCTCTAAAGTATACTCTCTGCAATTTGAAATGGGCTCTCTATTGGTTTGTTGGAAATACAAACTTTCAGCCTCTCAATGCTGTCGCGGCTTCACGGGTTGAAGTTCCAGCTGCAAGTTCATTGTATATAAAGCGTGCTGCTGATTCCAAATCTGAAACTCGACACCTATCCAGACCTTCAAACCGTGCTTAA
- the LOC126687190 gene encoding uncharacterized protein LOC126687190, with product MEETSAPLIQIFVKLLDGKTSTLTFPSPSATVQSIKNRISEITKIPTQSQRLISNGKQLSDTAVISTSECTVHLLLRLIGGKGGFGSLLRGAATKAGQKKTNNFDACRDMSGRRLRHVNAEKRLEEWKAGEEERRLEKLAEEFLKKNAKKGKKGVGDGAAEKYVAKYREESARCAKQVEEAVREACGSGKRKGKGVNDGVDSKKLKIWMGKRKMAESDSEGSSDDEEYEKSVVLNNSNSSSISKEANGSSDSVTGGEVDGNCSGGVSCESGSEEEKGAAAVEEKLKYNPSRETVSPEGDDVVEPENHGGATCSDTAEISRIDAVNSEKHKDAEPDFQPMLVSESVSVEVTQSKPISADPEIVVANVKETESEKPINFDDFSSAVEMEAVGMERLKNELQAHGLKCGGTLQERAARLFLLKTTPLDKLPKKLLAKK from the exons ATGGAGGAAACCAGTGCTCCGCTCATACAAATCTTCGTAAAACTTCTCGACGGAAAAACATCAACGTTAACATTCCCATCCCCATCTGCCACCGTTCAATCGATCAAAAACCGAATCTCCGAAATCACAAAAATCCCAACCCAATCCCAACGCCTAATCTCTAACGGCAAACAGCTCAGCGACACCGCCGTTATCTCCACGTCAGAATGCACCGTTCATCTCTTACTCCGTCTAATCGGAGGCAAGGGCGGGTTCGGTTCTCTACTAAGAGGAGCGGCGACCAAAGCGGGTCAAAAGAAGACGAACAACTTCGACGCGTGTCGAGATATGAGTGGACGGAGGCTGCGACACGTGAATGCGGAGAAGCGGCTGGAGGAGTGGAAGGCGGGGGAGGAGGAGAGGAGATTGGAGAAACTGGCGGAGGAGTTTTTAAAGAAGAATGCGAAGAAGGGGAAGAAGGGAGTGGGAGACGGCGCGGCGGAGAAGTATGTGGCGAAGTATAGAGAGGAGTCGGCGAGATGTGCTAAGCAAGTTGAGGAGGCTGTGAGGGAAGCTTGTGGGAGTGGGAAAAGGAAAGGGAAGGGTGTGAATGATGGGGTGGATTCGAAGAAATTGAAGATTTG GATGGGAAAGAGAAAAATGGCTGAAAGTGACAGCGAAGGTAGCAGCGACGATGAGGAATATGAGAAATCTGTTGTTCTAAACAATAGTAACAGTTCAAGTATTAGTAAAGAAGCAAACGGGAGTTCAGATTCAGTTACTGGTGGGGAAGTAGATGGAAACTGCTCCGGTGGTGTGTCATGTGAGAGTGGTTCTGAGGAAGAAAAAGGTGCTGCTGCTGTCGAGGAAAAACTGAAATATAATCCTTCTCGTGAAACAGTATCTCCTGAAGGGGACGATGTAGTTGAACCAGAAAATCATGGGGGTGCAACGTGCTCAGACACTGCTGAGATTTCTAGAATTGATGCTGTTAATTCTGAAAAGCATAAGGATGCTGAGCCTGATTTTCAACCCATGCTAGTTTCAGAATCAGTTAGTGTCGAAGTTACTCAAAGCAAGCCAATATCTGCAGACCCTGAAATAGTTGTTGCAAATGTTAAAGAAACCGAGTCGGAGAAACCAATAAATTTTGATGATTTCAGTTCTGCAGTTGAGATGGAG GCTGTTGGCATGGAAAGGTTGAAGAATGAACTGCAAGCTCATGGGCTGAAATGCGGAGGTACTTTGCAAGAGCGTGCTGCCCGTCTTTTCCTGCTAAAAACTACTCCTTTGGATAAGCTGCCAAAAAAGCTACTTGCCAAGAAATGA
- the LOC126687191 gene encoding putative RING-H2 finger protein ATL21A, translated as MGSLETFFLLFLLPFVSASDYCPISKCSNDKVLVRFPFRLQGLQSKYCGYPGFDLSCSNQGKTVLKLPNSGEFLVRNINYLTQQIQLYDSLNCIPKQLLSFNLSDSPFVASVPHNYTFLRCPTQLVESRLATIDCLSNSTTSVLAIATRSVADSLSTSCEIINTLPIPVSWPVQHDAGFSSELRDDIQLTWDSPACAECEERGGICGLDSSNTLHIGCFSSRKGKSSNALQILKVICLSIAVPSLILSAGIVAVAFLIDRNPRRNRRGANQNSATATVAPDEPNIEMVGLDESTIETFEKVVLGDSLRIPAGPNHNTCAICLGEYRSKETLRCIPECNHCFHAECIDEWLKMNNSCPVCRKSPSPSPVRDGSSNV; from the exons ATGGGCAGCTTGGAAAccttttttcttctctttcttcTGCCTTTTGTCTCCGCATCAGATTATTGTCCAATCTCCAAGTGCAGCAACGACAAGGTTCTTGTCCGATTCCCCTTCCGACTACAAGGCCTGCAATCGAAATACTGCGGATATCCTGGTTTTGATCTCAGTTGCAGTAATCAAGGCAAAACAGTTTTGAAGCTTCCAAATTCCGGAGAGTTTCTTGTCCGCAACATCAATTATCTCACGCAACAGATACAGCTTTACGATTCGCTCAATTGCATTCCTAAGCAGCTTTTGAGCTTTAATCTCTCAGATTCTCCTTTTGTTGCTTCTGTTCCTCATAACTACACCTTTCTAAGATGCCCAACTCAGCTTGTAGAGTCTCGCCTTGCAACCATTGATTGCCTCAGCAATTCCACCACCTCGGTTCTAGCTATAGCTACCAGAAGTGTTGCTGATTCACTGTCAACATCATGTGAGATTATCAACACACTGCCAATTCCTGTTTCATGGCCAGTTCAGCATGATGCAGGGTTCTCTAGTGAACTGAGGGATGATATTCAATTAACTTGGGATTCTCCCGCTTGCGCAGAATGCGAAGAACGAGGCGGTATCTGTGGGCTCGATTCAAGCAACACTCTTCATATTGGTTGTTTTTCTTCCAGAAAAG GCAAATCGAGCAATGCCCTCCAAATACTGAAAGTGATATGCTTGTCCATTGCCGTACCCTCTCTTATACTTTCCGCCGGGATTGTTGCTGTAGCATTTCTAATAGACAGGAATCCTAGACGCAATAGGCGTGGGGCCAATCAGAACTCAGCAACAGCAACTGTGGCACCTGATGAACCTAACATTGAAATGGTGGGTCTGGACGAGAGCACCATTGAAACGTTCGAAAAGGTGGTGCTAGGGGATAGCTTGCGTATACCGGCTGGACCGAATCATAACACATGCGCCATATGCTTAGGAGAGTATCGAAGCAAAGAGACGCTTAGATGCATACCGGAATGCAACCATTGCTTCCATGCTGAGTGCATTGATGAGTGGCTAAAGATGAACAATTCTTGCCCAGTTTGTCGAAAATCACCATCCCCGTCCCCTGTTCGTGACGGATCATCAAATGTTTGA
- the LOC126687192 gene encoding probable F-box protein At3g61730: MGKRLRKIRSICSCKSPRLSYRATPRSAFNCYEDDVWTEISKYLDGKSLVKLAATCRWFHDVIMHDSIWKFACLRDLQVPDPGHAAFKWIKLYSSLVDGSHSYRTREKEKHLDWMRIGAFFFDSKVALLTGRLSLLVKIRQRDSIEKLLESGGATVLKNIKKGIWISDLQLVRCPVCELDQCDGTMQTLDARHIELFQYPDFKNGNWEYELIGSHKMAKPMDAACGGIFDLKHLNDRETSGIFNLKLWTGEPNDFQPKAMITFHSVAINTNLQNNEGLLTKYFVMRAGSGGEVVSIRISQQLL; encoded by the exons ATGGGAAAGAGACTAAGAAAAATCAGGTCGATTTGCAGTTGCAAATCTCCTCGCCTGAGCTACCGCGCCACTCCGCGCTCCGCCTTCAACTG CTATGAGGATGATGTGTGGACGGAGATATCCAAGTATTTGGACGGAAAATCGCTAGTGAAGCTTGCGGCAACATGCCGATGGTTCCACGACGTTATTATGCACGACAGTATTTGGAAGTTCGCCTGCCTGCGTGATCTTCAGGTCCCCGATCCAGGCCACGCGGCATTCAAGTGGATCAAGCTCTACTCTTCGCTCGTCG ATGGCAGCCACTCTTACAGGACTCGCGAGAAAGAGAAGCATCTAG ATTGGATGAGAATTGGTGCATTCTTTTTCGACTCAAAAGTAGCACTTCTCACTGGGAGACTCAGCTTGCTAGTGAAAATCAGACAACGAGATAGTATAGAGAAGCTATTGGAATCCGGTGGGGCTACTGttctgaaaaatattaaaaagggaATTTGGATATCAG ATCTGCAACTTGTTCGGTGTCCTGTTTGTGAACTAGACCAATGTGATG GAACAATGCAGACATTAGATGCAAGGCACATCGAGCTGTTTCAGTATCCGGATTTTAAGAACGGGAACTGGGAGTACGAGTTGATTGGGTCTCATAAAATGGCCAAGCCTATGGATGCCGCGTGTGGAGGCATCTTTGATCTTAAACACCTCAATGACCGTGAAACCTCTG GTATCTTCAATCTCAAGCTGTGGACAGGAGAACCCAATGATTTCCAACCAAAGGCTATGATCACTTTCCATTCAGTTGCAATCAATACCAATTTACAGAACAATGAAG GACTCCTTACAAAGTACTTCGTAATGAGAGCCGGATCCGGCGGGGAAGTAGTTTCAATTAGGATCAGCCAGCAGCTTCTGTAA